The nucleotide sequence GTCCAGCTCGTCGAACAGCGTGGCCTCGTAATCGGAGACCACTTCCACGGGGCGCAGACGCCGTGCTTCCGGCGAGAGCTTCATCAGCAGACGCGCGAGCAGATACAGCAGGCCGATATCCTTGCGCATCACCTCTTCGATGCGCGGGCGGATCACCTTGACCACCACGTCGGCACCATCGTGCAGGCGTGCCGCATGGACCTGGGCGATGGAAGCCGAGGCCAGCGGTTGCGCCTCGAATTCGGCGAAGGCTTCCTCGACCGGCATGCCCAGCTCCTGCTCGACCAGTTCGCGCGCCACCTCGTTCTCGAAGGGCGGCACCTGGTCCTGCAGGCGCTTGAGCTCATCGGCGACGTCCGGTGGCAGCAGGTCACGACGAGTCGAGAGCATCTGGCCGAACTTGATGAAGATCGGGCCCAGCGCTTCGAGTGCCAGCCGCAGGCGCTCACCACGCGAGCGCTTGCCGACAGGCAGCAGGCGCAGCGGTGAGAGCTTGACCAGCGGCCGCAGCAGCGCAGGTACGCGAGACAGCGGGATCAGATCATCCAGTCGATAGCGGGCGATGACCCACAGGATGCTCAGCAGGCGATAGAGTCTCACGACGGCTGGCACTCCCGATCAGCGGACCGTGGCGTGGTGACGGCCTCCAGATGGCGTCGCAGGCGCGCCAGGCGTGCCTCGGTGCGATCCAGGCACTGGGTCAGCTCGGTCAGCTCGTCCCGCGCGACCTGCAGCTGGGCATGGCCGGGCAGCCAGCGTGCTTCCTCGGTCAGATACTCGCGCAGATCCAGCTCCAGCTCACGACGGCTGGTCAGCCCGAAGCGACCGAGGCTGCGCAGGCCGGTGGCCAGACTATGACCGGGGGTCTCGCCGAACCATTCGCTCAAGGCCCCTTCCCAGTCGAGATCGAGATCCATCACCAGGTCCCGTGCGCTTTCCAG is from Cobetia marina and encodes:
- a CDS encoding ubiquinone biosynthesis accessory factor UbiJ, with protein sequence MALLTPLLVATAERTLNRLLARDPASAMRLNALAGRRLLLRLERPAFDLLVHFDLQGLHLLRLPEANESDGDVVVELDMETAAALLSGEPIERLMFEGRLAVRGRLHLLESARDLVMDLDLDWEGALSEWFGETPGHSLATGLRSLGRFGLTSRRELELDLREYLTEEARWLPGHAQLQVARDELTELTQCLDRTEARLARLRRHLEAVTTPRSADRECQPS